The segment CCGATGAGATGGACATGGACGATCCCTGGGCCGGATATGATCTGCTCAACGAGGAGCTGGTGAAGTACAGCCCCGAGTTGGCGGATAAACCACAGCTTGAAGTGGTCAATAAGATTGATGTATTGACTGACGAGCAGTTGGAAGCCCTGAAGGCCAGGGCCAAGGCTGATGGTCGTCGAGTGTATTTCATATCTGCCTTGCGTGGTGACGGTGTTGACCGGTTGGTCAAACTGATGTGGAAGCTGTATCGCAAGGGTATTGCCCAGGATCAGGCCGAAGAAGACTGATTATCCGAGGCGAACGGGAGCAGGCATGGGCTGGAGAAAGCAGCGCACCGCGGTCATGAAAGCGGCCAGACGGGTGGTGATCAAAGTCGGCAGCGCCGTGTTGACGGGGCCCGAAGGCCTTGACCTTCGCATCGTCAGTCGTCTTGCGGACCAACTGGCCGATTTGCATGACCAGGGCCTTGATGTGGTTCTTGTTTCATCGGGGGCCGTTGCTGCCGGTCGGCGGCGAGTGAAGGTTGATATTGACGGCATGCCCGCCCGGCAGGCTGCTTCAGCTATCGGCCAGAGTCGCCTGATGCATGCGTATGATGAAGCCTTTGAACGCTACGGTAAAACTTCCGCCCAAATTCTCCTGACCCGAGATGATCTGAAAAGCCGCAAGCGGTTTCTGAATGTGTTGAATACATTTCGGACTCTGCTCGATTGGCGGGTCATCCCCGTGGTCAATGAAAACGACACCGTCTCTGTTCAGGAACTCAAGTTCGGTGACAACGATTCCCTGGCGAGCCTTGTGGTGAACCTTGTGGACGCCGATCTGTATGTTAACCTGACCTCGGCCAAAGGGGTCTTCGACTCCAATCCCGACAATAATCCCGATGCCAAATGCCTTCCGTGTATTGAG is part of the Desulfovibrio ferrophilus genome and harbors:
- the proB gene encoding glutamate 5-kinase, which codes for MGWRKQRTAVMKAARRVVIKVGSAVLTGPEGLDLRIVSRLADQLADLHDQGLDVVLVSSGAVAAGRRRVKVDIDGMPARQAASAIGQSRLMHAYDEAFERYGKTSAQILLTRDDLKSRKRFLNVLNTFRTLLDWRVIPVVNENDTVSVQELKFGDNDSLASLVVNLVDADLYVNLTSAKGVFDSNPDNNPDAKCLPCIENICAMDLDSSCDGKTTDGTGGMYSKLLAARRTAQLGVPTLILSGHEFYGLKRVFEGEELGTWIVPDGKSISSRKFWLAYNNQPEGVLTVDPGASAALVNRGKSLLPAGITAVDGDFGEGALVRITDPGGDTLGVGLVNYAAADIVQIMGRKSADIASILGSCPYPEAIHRDNLLLDAAV